A single window of Flavobacterium aestivum DNA harbors:
- a CDS encoding MBL fold metallo-hydrolase, producing MTTINRYLIGLFLITIQTFAQQKQSAAFEVVPLGVKGGIDEKNLSAYLVAPIHTHDYICLDAGTLNSGIEKAISNKVFNVSESEVLRKYIKGYFISHAHLDHISGLIINSPADSSKTIYATKKCMGTIENHYFNGEAWANFGDEGVGFKLKKYHFQTLAPEEDTKITNTTMTVKAFALSHGNPFESTAFLIQNNNDYVLYLGDTGPDSVEKSDKLKLLWQAITPLIQNKQLRGIFIEVSFPNEQPDSSLFGHLTPNHLMKELHVLNELTGNGTLKNCKIIITHLKPPTQNIIKIKEQLQKQNDLGLQLLFPEQGKRFEL from the coding sequence ATGACTACTATTAATCGATATCTCATTGGTTTATTTTTAATAACCATTCAAACGTTTGCTCAGCAGAAACAAAGTGCCGCTTTCGAAGTAGTCCCACTGGGCGTTAAAGGTGGAATTGACGAAAAAAATCTTTCGGCCTATTTAGTCGCGCCCATTCACACTCATGATTATATTTGTCTTGATGCTGGAACTTTAAATTCTGGAATTGAGAAAGCAATATCTAATAAAGTCTTTAACGTTTCGGAAAGTGAAGTTTTAAGAAAATACATTAAAGGCTATTTTATTTCTCATGCCCATTTAGATCATATTTCTGGTTTGATTATAAACTCTCCAGCAGATTCATCGAAAACAATTTATGCCACAAAAAAATGCATGGGGACAATCGAGAATCATTATTTCAATGGTGAGGCTTGGGCCAATTTTGGTGACGAAGGCGTGGGATTTAAGTTAAAGAAATATCATTTTCAAACTCTTGCTCCTGAAGAAGATACCAAAATCACCAATACAACAATGACTGTAAAAGCGTTTGCATTAAGTCACGGTAACCCTTTTGAGAGTACTGCTTTTTTAATCCAAAACAACAATGATTATGTCTTGTATTTAGGTGATACAGGTCCTGATTCTGTAGAGAAAAGTGATAAACTAAAACTCTTATGGCAAGCTATTACACCTTTGATTCAAAACAAACAATTAAGAGGTATTTTTATTGAAGTTTCGTTTCCGAATGAACAACCTGATTCTTCATTATTTGGGCATTTAACACCAAATCATTTAATGAAAGAACTTCATGTACTTAACGAATTGACCGGAAATGGAACTTTGAAAAATTGCAAAATTATCATTACCCATTTAAAACCACCAACTCAAAATATTATTAAAATTAAAGAGCAATTACAAAAACAAAATGATCTAGGTTTACAACTCCTATTCCCAGAACAAGGAAAACGTTTTGAATTGTAA